Proteins found in one Zea mays cultivar B73 chromosome 1, Zm-B73-REFERENCE-NAM-5.0, whole genome shotgun sequence genomic segment:
- the LOC100192117 gene encoding Pathogenesis-related protein 1, producing MASANSWTLEIASPVAPQRLFRAAVMDWHTLAPKVASHVVASAQPVEGDGGVGSVRQFNFTSVMPFSFMKERLEFLDADKCECKNTLIEGGGIGVAIETATSHIKVEPAAGGGSVVKVESTYKLLPGVEVKDEIAKAKESVTAIFKGAEAYLVANPDAYN from the exons ATGGCCTCCGCCAACAGctggaccctcgagatcgcgtcgCCGGTGGCCCCGCAGCGCCTGTTCCGCGCCGCCGTGATGGACTGGCACACCCTGGCGCCCAAGGTCGCCTCCCACGTCGTCGCCAGCGCGCAGCCCGTGGAGGGCGACGGCGGCGTTGGCAGCGTCAGGCAGTTCAACTTCACCTCAG TCATGCCGTTCAGCTTCATGAAGGAGCGTCTCGAGTTCCTCGACGCGGACAAGTGCGAGTGCAAGAACACGCTCATCGAGGGCGGCGGCATCGGCGTCGCCATCGAAACGGCGACGTCGCACATCAAGGTGGAGCCCGCGGCCGGCGGCGGGAGTGTGGTGAAGGTCGAGTCCACGTACAAGCTGCTGCCGGGCGTGGAGGTGAAGGACGAGATCGCCAAGGCCAAGGAGTCCGTCACCGCCATCTTCAAGGGTGCCGAGGCCTACCTCGTCGCCAACCCCGACGCCTACAACTAA